In Zingiber officinale cultivar Zhangliang chromosome 3A, Zo_v1.1, whole genome shotgun sequence, the DNA window CTATGATGTACCCATAAAATAATCATCTTATCCCTATTTAATTTGTTAGtcactaaaattaatttttcaacaacTTCTTCCTCTATATTTTCTCTTCTCCATTTTTCTCAAAAGCAACcgtattctttttattttttccaaagTGTAACCCTCTACAAGCAGCAGCTTTTTTCGTCCATACGTTCTCTTCTCAATTTTTCTCAAAAGTAActgtattctttttattttttccaacaTGTAACCCTTTACAAGCCGCAACTTTTTTTCTCTTTGTCTAATTACAATAATAATTCAactctttcttccttctttcatatttcattaattgaaACAGAGCGAGTGATACAGTATAAGATTTATTTTATTAGGTAGTGAGTTAGAATGATTATttagataaaataaaaatttgaaatgctAAATATTATGAGTAGACGAGAACAcaaatgattttttaattttgagtccTAAATAAATTTCAACTTAAAATCAAAGATTAAATATTTTGGGTTGTAAACCGTTCCCCACCTTTTTCCCTCTGCTGCAACTGCATTCCTCGATTCCACATCTAAGCGACTACGGATACCCATCTGCTTTGGCTTTTGAATTAGTTTTCAGATCTGGGAAAAGAGTAAAGTGTTTCCCTTGTTGTGTGCTTTGGAATCCACTTTGAGACGTTTCCAAATGCCACACTTAATTTTTATTCATTAATCATCAAAATAATATCCTTTTTTACTTTTATTGATCCGAAAGTTATAGTAAATAAGGGCGTCGGAAAGTGGGGACGAgctaagattttttaaaaaattaatattataccTCATTGTCATTTTTATCGGCCGATTCATCATTAGTcgtcataaaaaaattaaaattgatcaatgTTTGAAAAGCCGACTTAAATTATCTATTAATCAGTATCAGGTTTCTAAAAAAATATCACTATTTATAaggttaaatattaaaatttaaaaataaaatatataataataaatagacaATTAAATCGtacaataaatattaaattaaaattagatcggATTCCAACTAAATCCAATAGTTAAATGTAAAGATAAAAATTATAttgattcaattaatttaaaattgatttagtcTGAATCAAGTTTAAGATTATTTTAAACGTGTTTGATGATTTAAAATAGattaaagtatttttgaaaaaaattctctttctttttttgttttcccCTGTCTTTTCTCCTTATGCATGTTGCAGCCTCAATCATATTGCAACCCTCACCATGTCGTATAGTACACTACCATCGTGCTTTCATCCATCTCTCTATTTGATTTTTTCCTTCCTCTTTTTCCTcgaactttttttttcttctcttttttctttttagcAAGTAAGAAACATAACATATGTCCTCTTCCAACAACAAGAGTAACACTCGGCCTTcacatcttcttccccttctcatatttttttaaaattttattgacaCTATAAGAATAACCTTATTTTACCTTGTTTTGCTCTGTTTGAGCTGTCGTTGAACTCACTGAATTGTTACTCAAAATTGATAATGAAAAATATAAGCTCTCATTTTttacttctctttctcttctctactTATAACAAAATTAAACAacgatatttattttaattttttcctacTAGTAACCGTTTACAAATAGTTCTTTTTACTCTTGTCCAACCATAATAACAACAAGAAGAATAAGTAGttcctttatttttttatgtttcatTATTTGAAAGAGAAtagtaaaatataattttttttttcataaattgtTAGTTAGGATGATTATTTTAGATGAGAATGGAAGTTAAAAATGTTAAATATTACAAGTAAGATTATAAATAACTTTTCTACTTTAAATTTTAAGGATTaacaaattattattttaataaaattaagggCTAATTATTTTAtgtagtattattattatttttaaaatttattgaattcaTCCGCTTTAATTGAAAATCCTATCCGCTTACTATAAATGTAACTACTATATTGCTACATCGTTAGAACATCCACATCAGATACTCTATTCaaagattttatcttaaattttagatagggtaactaaaatttttttacatcagctaccctatccattccctaaattatgcatttatgaacagtatttctctaaatttagggaatgtatttcattccctaaacattatagaggagagagaagaaataaggaatctgatatatgatgtattgaaaaatggatatctaaatttaataaaataatttttttactctaaattatgtattttggatAAGAAAACTACTGTGAATGCTTGCTAACACTATTATAATTGCTATAACATTTAGTAAATTACAAAGGGTAGAGTTTTGGCACCAATACAGTGtttactaattttaaaaataactaatttaacactataaaaattttctttaactATTAGGATAAATACTGAATGATCTATTAATTTAGTAATTCTAAATTAATCATACGATTAAGAAAAATTCTTCCACCAAGTATCATGCATACCGGCTTTATAATAACCTAGGAATAGGTGAGGATAATCATGTCTAAATCTTAATATACTGTTAACTATCTCTAACCACCTCCACTACTGGAGATTCTAACACTCATCAATGACGTTGAATTCTACaccaatattttaattaaatcgaACAAACTTTGACTCAGGATGAATTAGtcggatgattttaattaatacTGACACTAACGATGATAATAATGCGGAATAAACCCACCATTCCAACTCTTTTACTGCACTCCATCTCCTCGCCTCCTCCGCTCCCTTCTGCCTCTGTTCTTGCCACCTACCTTTGACAGCTCCatccctccctctccctcttgctCCCCCCCTTCTACCCCTCCTTCGTCGCATGTCCCATTTGCTTCCACTCTGCGAGTCCAAAAGCCATTTTTTTAGGGGGTTCGGCTGCTTCTTCCGAAGTCAGGGACGGGGGAAAGGGTTTCAGGGAGGGAGCTATTCCATTGCGGCTTAGATCTGTGCGGACGTTGCTTTCCAGCAGCGCCTCCGTTCGTGCCTTGCTGAgccgtcttcttcctttgatctGGTGGACTGACGCAGAGTTGCGCTGGAGTAGCGCTCGGCCCCGCGCGCCTTCTTTCTGATGGGGGTTGGCTTAGAAAGCGGAGTAGGCTGCTGAGATTTGTGCAACGGCGGAAAGATGCGATCTCGGTGAAGAAGTGGAGGTCAGAGGTACGTCAACGTGCGGGAGTTGGTGAAGtcggatttttttttcttccgtgGTTATTTTTTCCTTTAACGTTGGTAGCTCAAGCTTCCATTCTAGGCATAAGGGCCATCTTCGAGtcgctttcctttttttttcctggTCAGTAGGTCTAGATTTGGAATGCTCGTCTTGTGCGAGCTCTACTTTCTTATTGTTTCAGCTCCTGAAAGGATTCCTTATTTGTAAAATTAGGAATCGATCTTAGTTTTTGAACCACAGGTTTGTTGAGGAGGATAGATCCATCGAATTTTCTTCTATTAGGGGTCTGAAGAACTGGAGGAGGCTAATTTGTTCAGTTTATTAAGTTATTCGCACTCTATCTTATATAGTTGTGATCTTTCGGCAATGTTGAATTCCTTTGACCAAGTTTCGATGCATGGAAAATAGTTTTGCACTCAACCTCCTGGAAGTTTGCAACTGGAAGAAAAAAAGGTGTTAAATTGATCTTATGAGGCTGCTTTGTTATCTTAGTTGACTTCTGTAGTTGTGTTTGTTCCTTATCCTTCTACGTGTTCGTTTATGGGTTGTTGTTCCTTGTGTTCTTTGGGTTTCATTAATCCACTTATGTCATTGTCCCTTGCTATAGGAGCATTAACATGCCAGACTACCATTAACAGTTCCTGCCATTTGTAAGTAATGAGCCTCCTTTAGTCCTATTTAGCAGTGGCCCACAAGTAGACCTGTTTTGTTTTTCTTAAAGCTGTAAGCTTTCTTTATTGAATATATATCTAGAGCATTGTGTAATTTTATCTTTTCTTTGTTGTTTATACATGGTACCTTTGGCTTTGGCATTCCAATTCAAAGGAAGTGCCATGAGTTGGAACACAAAGCTGGAGATGATGTATACAGTGCTTCTTTGATTTTATTTCATGATTTAATTCTCTTCCTTAGGGTTATGTCCATTTGGATTCTAAATGTGTTATAAACTATTGTGTGAAAGAAACAATTCTAGCGGGCTTCATGCTTTTTGAACGGCAAGTGATAATTTATGTCAGTTGTTTCCCCTTACAGGTGATTTACTGGAAGAATTATGTCATCTCTGGGGGAACATTTgaataataaaacttttcttttgggCCTTAAGCTATGGGTTGTAATTGGAATAGCAGTCGGGGTGTCTATGTTGGCTGTTCTTTTGATCTTAGTCATATGTCTTAATGCAAGGAGTCAGAAGAGGTTGAGGACTTCTATCAATCTCCCGGTTACCCAGATACCAGCAGTCTCAAAGGAAATTAAAGAAGTGAGAGTACAACAAACACCAACTAATGATTTTGTCTTACATGATGGGGTTCTTACGCATCGTGACAAATCAAACGAAAAGGAGTCAAATAGGGTTATTGCCCATTTGGGCATGGGAACATCAAGGCATGAGGATGAAAACAGTCACTCAGGTTCATCTCATTGCATAGATAAAGATGGTAGTTGCCATTCTGGAGATGAAGGACGTTCCGGAATAGTCACCACACGGAGGCAATCTTACCCTATGACTGCTCCATCACCTTTGACCGGCCTCCCAGAGTTCTCTTACCTCGGCTGGGGTCACTGGTTTACCTTAAGGGATTTGGAAATTGCAACCAATCGCTTTTCAAAGGATAACATACTTGGGGAGGGTGGTTATGGTGTTGTTTATCGAGGACAACTCATCAATGGTACTCCTGTGGCTGTTAAAAAGCTTCTTAATAATCTGTATGCTTTCTTTGCATCACCTTTTTTAACCTATATTATGTTGTTTTGTAATTTTTTGTTCAGCAAAGCTCAAAAGTTACCTTTTTGATGTTGATTATAGAGGTCAAGCAGAGAAGGAATTCAGAGTGGAAGTGGAAGCCATTGGTCATGTACGCCACAAGAATTTAGTGCGATTACTTGGATATTGTGTGGAGGGTACCCAAAGGTGAACGACAATAATTGTAAACTTTTAATTTTGTAGTATTTATGTTACCTCAACTTGCTGCAATAGCACTAACATTAATGATCTATTTTTTAATTCAAgattttgcttttatttcttaacATCTTGCTTCTGTATATTCTATAACTATGGTAACAAATTTTGTTCATGTCAAAAATACTTAGATATTAAAACAATTTTCAGGAGTTCTTTGTGCAACATTTTTATCTGTATTTCTCATATACTCAGGATGCTAGTGTATGAATATGTCAATAATGGAAATTTAGAACAGTGGCTCCATGGGGCTTTGCGTCAGAAGGGTTCTCTCACTTGGGAGGCTCGCATAAAGATTCTTTTGGGCACTGCCAAAGCGTAAGTCCGAATTCATTTATTTGTTCAAATTGAAATGCAGGTCATCTCCTTGCTTTTGTATTGGTTTGTTTATGACAACTACAGTTTTATTGtctcatattttatttttgtccTTAGTGCAACAAAGTCAATTCAAGTGATCACTCATGCTCTTAATATAATCAGAAGAAAAAACACGTTTTTTTGGCAGCCTTGCATATTTGCATGAAGCGATCGAACCAAAGGTGGTGCATCGTGACATAAAATCCAGTAACATATTGATTGATGATGAGTTTAATGCAAAAGTGTCTGATTTCGGTTTAGCCAAGCTGTTGGGAGCTGGTAAAAGTCATATAACTACAAGAGTTATGGGAACCTTTGGGTGAGTTCTCTTAGCACACCCCAGTTCTGCTATAAAAAATTGCTTTATTCTTTTGTTGGATTAACATTATGTATTTTTCTCGATTACAGTTATGTGGCTCCTGAATATGCTAATTCCGGGCTTTTAAATGAAAAGAGTGACGTATACAGTTTTGGTGTTGTTCTTCTAGAAGCAATTACAGGGAGAGATCCTGTTGATTATGGGCGCCCCACCAATGAGGTATTTGCATTGACTGCTCACACAAAACTTTGTTCAGTTTTTATTAACAAGTTACACAGGTTAGCCCTAGCATTCTCTGCAGATTCTGATTGTTTACCTATTTCCATTAGTTGTCTGCATTTGCTGGCAATCCTATCTTAGTTTTTTCCTGACCTCAATTGACATAGCTACCTAGTTGCATGAATGCTTAGAACTTCGAAGATTTTCAACTAAAGATGCATTCAACTTAGTTGGCTAGAATAATGGTTATTCTTAAGATTGCACAAGAGACATGGTTCATCATTACTCTTCTGAATTCCATAAAGCTTTGTTACTTGTTTCACcgtcaaaatatttttcaactagAACTTATCAAAACAAGCACACAGCAGTTTTAACTTTTAATCAGTGGCCATAATAATGTGTGTGTAAATTTATTGTTAAAGCATTCTTCATTATGTACTTGGCAATGgacatgcttttatgtcatattgGTGAAATGATAGCTCGATAGCTTTTAAGTACTTTGTTTTCTCCTTTGGTTTTGATAAGTTTGTTTGCCTATTtatgtacttttttttttttgcatgagcTAATCGGCTGTTATATAGTTATAGTTCTGACACAAAAAAGTGTTTTGTGAATTATATTGTAACTTTCTCCATTTTGACTAAGTTCATCTACTGTATCAATGGTTTTTCTCTTGTTACTTTATGGCTTGTATATTTTTgattaaaagtaatttaaaatacCTTGATGTTAGTTAGAACACAGAACTTACATGGAATTCGATGTGGAACATTAATTGGGAGTTTTTGTTGTATGAATTTGATTAACGCATATAATCATATAATAGACTTAAGTTCCAACTTAACTATGCGATGAGAGATGGGAAGAAAACAACTCTATTAGAAGTTATACTTTTATGCCCAATGATACTCAAACTTGCTGTTTACCCATACCGTACATGGATACCGATATTGAAATAGAGTCCAAGAAGCTAGAGTCTTCTATGAGAAcgacgaagaagaagaggagagggaggaagatTACCTTCCATTGATGACTTCGTAGGTGATGGAAGTTTAACGACGTCATGCGGGGAGGTGAAACATAAGATAGTGAAAAATTGTAGGTGGTAGGTGTGCTTGTGACATGGAAAGCAAGAGCTAGAAGATTGCCGCAGGGAGGTGGGTTTGCATTGAGGAAAGGAAGAAGGTTTTGCATCATGTGTTGAGCGACATCTTTTCTCTTTGCTCAGCCTGAACCAATAAAAAACCAGGGTTGGCCTGTTGGCTGGGTTATATAAATTAATCCAGATATtgtaaattatagaaattatacCATAACACTATGACTtattaacttaaaagaacttataTAATTATTGTATAGGTATACTTAGATAACTTAACTATAAATTATAAAACttgtaataaaatatatttataaatataactTATCTAACTTATATTTCTTATACTTAATTTAtagtattaatttaaatattaattttaattattattagatCAATATCAGTATTTGAATTTTAATATTAATCATGACTTCACCTTAATTTTGACACTTTTAACGTGTCCCCGTGTCTTCATTTAAAAAAATCAGAGACTTGTATCCGACATATGGGTATGGATGTTTTTTCCCAAGTCTGAGTAACATAGTTATGTTTAGTTGAGTAATAGTTTTGCCTTGGTTGAAACTCAATATACACGTGTATCCCACATGGGTATGGATTCTCTTTCCTGAGTTTGAGCAACATAGTTTATGTTTAGTTGAGTAATAGTTTTACCCTGGTTGAAACTCAATATACACATGTTACCAACCTTAATTTGCAGCTATTAATCTGTGGCTTTTGTTGATTATACATGGAGTCCAGGTTCTTACCATGATCTCGTCTTTATGTGGCTTATCCAAGTTAAAAAAATACCCATATAACTTAGGCATACTAAAAAGTAGTTCACCATCATCTTGGCTCCATGATATGCTTGCTATTATGCAGGTAAATCTTGTTGATTGGCTGAAAATGATGGTAGGGAGTAGGCGGTCAGAAGAAGTTGTGGACCAGAACATAGGCACAAGACCATCAACAAGGGCACTTAAACGGGCTCTTTTGGCAGCTTTACGGTGTGTTGATCCTGATTCAGAGAAGAGGCCAAAGATGGGTCAAGTTGTCCGGATGCTAGACAACGATGAGCCAATTCCACGAGAGGTATAATCTTATTGGACCTTGCTCAGTATTTGTTTAATTCAGTTTTGACGCATATTTTTGAGAGGCTAGTTATCTTTTCAGCTCAAACAATTGCATGAAGATGTGTCTCTTACCTCTAAAGTAGCAACTAGTGGACATAGACATACTTGGATGCCTACATATTTTTTGATCTAGGTCTGATGTTCATCAAAATATGACACTTTTATTGTGCTATATTGGACAATTACACATTCGTATTTTGTTGAAACAAATTAAGGCTATGTTTATCAGAGATTTGTACTTtggcattatatatatatatatatatatatatatatatatatatatatatatatatatatatatatatataaccaaagAAAAGTTCAATTAAGCATGttgattaaaaagaaaaaataagctGAGCGGTGACATTTTTTGGTGTGAGTTCAGCTATACACAGTGCATGAATGGTGACCATTATCTCATAGGGTTCGCAAATAGTCTTGCATCTTCTGACTTGTCCATTGATAGAAGTTACTGCTCAACTTGAGCTTCAAATGTCttgtttatcaaaattttaacaaaatcagCTCGTCTAGCTCATCGAAGATGATTTATAGCTCATATCTTAGTGGTTTTTGAACTGCTAAACAAGCTTATATATTCCTGAATGTTGTAATTGTCAAGAAGTTACAATATATTACAAAAGTTTTCTAGCTTAGGCAATCTAGCTCTGATCATAATTGGAAATGGGACTAGAGGAGTTTGAGATAGACAGAGTTCCTAGAGTTACGGTCAGTTAGGCCGAGTTTGCCCAAACTGAATTCAGTTCGGAGGGTTTTTTTGCTGGGTTAATTCAGCATCAAGGGTGGGTTTACACAGTTGAATCAGGCCCTTAGTTGAGGTAAGACCTTTTGGATAAAGGGATGAACTATAATGGATTTTTGAATTATCTAAGCATTGAGGGTTTAGGAATCCAAGTAGAGGAACGCAAGAGCTAGAAAGAGGTCAGAGGAAGTCCGAGTTGGAGAAAATTGTCACCCTTTTGCCATTCAAGCCCCTGAAATGACTAAAGTTCCCCTTCTTATAATCCCCAGAGTGGGAACCCTCTAATAGCACCTTGCCACATATACATATTCAACATAGAGACAAGCTGTTCTCTATTACAACACTCTCTCCGCTTGGCCATTTGCTGGCTCTGGATTGATTTAGTTTCATTCTTTGTGAAAAATGATATCCTTGCTGGTTGTATCCTGCGGCCCACGTGTTGCCGCCCAATGAATTATTGAGTTACTAGTAATTGTACACATTAATTactaccctattagttcaaaggGTCATTTCTCATAGAATTTTCACTGCATTATTCCCTTTTATttatcttctcaatttttcattttcataatTTCTTTGATTTGTTATCATTAAAGCTTAGTTTCGGGTCATCATTCTCTTTTCGACACTACACCTCCACAGTATAACTAGGACCTCCTGTTTACTTTCCCCGACCTCCTGTATACTTTCCTTACCTTTCTTTTCACTGCTCTAAAAGATTTTTTGCTCTGCTATTTCGGCCTCCTGGTGTCTTTGCATATCTTTTGCTCTGAATGCAGTAAGTCGTCTCTAATTcatattcttttcttttatatagcTTCTCTTTGATCTAGATTCTTGTAATAATAGAAACGACAAGGATAGATCTCTGGAAATAGAGAGACATGGTGCCAACTGAAGAGCTTCAGCCACTATATCTAATTGGGCTAGAATTCTATTCTTACCCTTCCTATTATTGCACCATGCGAACTAGGCCCTATAGAACACATATCATTAAGCATAGTTTGTGGGACCTATGCTACTTAGACACTTCGATATGAGTACCCAATACAGGTATAGGTATGGATTTAGGTGTCAtgcacatatttttttttaagtgattgGCTCGGTGTAAATGTGTTCAAATTGTGGACATAGATAAAGggataataatataatataactAATGCCTAGAGTAAATTAATATAATGTTAAAATATTCATTGCAGAAGGAGAGCTTTGACGCAAtgataaagttgttgccatgtgacttGTGGTCATGAGTTCAAGTTGCAGAAATgacggccccacggatatggagggaggtacatgtagTTACACAGGCCATAAGCGCATGGTGGGGTCgttagttcctgagaatcgacctctgaccattacgccagagatgtcatgcgtccACCGTCTGTGTTACGCCCTGGGGG includes these proteins:
- the LOC122051198 gene encoding probable receptor-like protein kinase At5g18500, producing the protein MSSLGEHLNNKTFLLGLKLWVVIGIAVGVSMLAVLLILVICLNARSQKRLRTSINLPVTQIPAVSKEIKEVRVQQTPTNDFVLHDGVLTHRDKSNEKESNRVIAHLGMGTSRHEDENSHSGSSHCIDKDGSCHSGDEGRSGIVTTRRQSYPMTAPSPLTGLPEFSYLGWGHWFTLRDLEIATNRFSKDNILGEGGYGVVYRGQLINGTPVAVKKLLNNLGQAEKEFRVEVEAIGHVRHKNLVRLLGYCVEGTQRMLVYEYVNNGNLEQWLHGALRQKGSLTWEARIKILLGTAKALAYLHEAIEPKVVHRDIKSSNILIDDEFNAKVSDFGLAKLLGAGKSHITTRVMGTFGYVAPEYANSGLLNEKSDVYSFGVVLLEAITGRDPVDYGRPTNEVNLVDWLKMMVGSRRSEEVVDQNIGTRPSTRALKRALLAALRCVDPDSEKRPKMGQVVRMLDNDEPIPREERRHRRNRAGGTEIDSQRDSSDTDKSDNPDSIYSSRKSKPASSK